The Mycolicibacterium monacense genome contains the following window.
CGCGCGATCAGGTCGGCCGCCGGCTCCGCCTTCGTCACCATGCCCACCCCCTGGCCCGCGTTGACCGGCGTCGCTCGGCCGGCGCCGTCGGTCAGCACGCGTTCGGGCAGGTGGTCCGGCCACGGGTAGCCGCTGTCGATGTCGAAGGCCCGGGTCAGCGTCGTCTGGTCACCCTCCGCGGCGACCAGGGCCGCACGCGCGGCCGGTTGTGTCGTCGCCTCGGGGCACGCGGCGAACCCGGTGCCGATCCACGCGGCCGAGGCACCCGCGGCCAGCACGGCGGCAAGACCGCGCCCGGATGCGATGCCGCCGGCGGCCAGCACCGGCACGTCGAACCGCTCGAGCAGATCGGTCAGCAACGCCAGCGTGCCGACCCGCGGCTCGCCGTGGCCACCGCCCTCCGCGCCGCGGGCCACCAGCACGTCGATACCGGCGTCGACCGCCCGACGCGCGGCGGCGGCGGTGCCGACCTGGGCCACGGCGGCCGCACCCACCTCCTGCGCGCGGCGCACCCACGACCAGTCCTCACCGAAGCTCACCGACAGCAGCGCCGGCCGGGCACAGAGGGCCCGCTCGAGCAGGTCCGGTCTCGCCTCGACGACCCAGTGCACGAGCCCGATGCCGAATGGCCGGTCCAGCCCGGCCAGCGCGTCCAGTTCGGCGTCGAGTTGTTCGGCGGTGCCCGCGCTGCCCATCCCGACCATGCCGAGACCGCCGGCACGCGAGACGGCCGCGGCGAGCCGGCCGCCGGCGGCCCCGCCCATCGGGGCGTTGACGATGGGCACCTCACAGCCCATCGCCCGGCACCACGGCGTCGACAGCGGCATCGGTGTGACGCTACCGCTTTGCTACCGTGGCCATGTCACCAGTTGACACCGGACGAGCGGCACCGTACCCGGCCAGCGACAAGACGGCGCTTTCGGAGGTGCGCTGTGTCCTGGCTGATCCTGATCATCTCGGGTGCGTTCGAGGCGGTGTGGGCGGTTGCGCTGAGCAAGACCGAAGGTTTCACCCGCCCGGTTCCCAGCGTGATCTTCGTTGTCGCAGTGGTCATCTCGATGGCCGGTCTCGGTTATGCGCTGCGCGACATCCCCGTCGGCACCGGTTACGCCGTGTGGGTGGGCATCGGCGCGGCGCTCACGGTGGCGTATTCGTTGGCGAGCGGCGAGGAGAGCGTGTCGGTGATCAAGGTGGCGCTCTTGCTGGGCATCGTCGGCTGCGTCGTGGGCCTGCAGGTGGTCAGCCAGGGTCACTAGTGCCGACGCAGCCGCGAAACCCCAACGGCGCCAAGCGCGCCCACCGCCGCGGCGGCCACCGCGCCCGGCACGCCGACACCTTCGCGCACCTGCACCCGCGGGTTGATCTGCGCGGGGCTGGGCGGTGCCACCGGTTCCTCGAGCATGTTCTCCCGCGAGGTCGCCGCCCATGCGGTCGCGAACAGGATCAACCGCGAGGTGATGTAGGCGAACACCATCAGGCCCAGGACAGGGCCGAAGGTCGCACCGGCAGGCCCGTCGACCACCGACCGCAGATAGACCGACCCCAGCTGCTTGAACACCTCGAAGGCCACGGCGGCCAGCAGGCCGGCCCGCGCGGAACTGCGGAGCGTGATGGACTCCCGGGGGAAGTCGCGCGATGATCCACGTGAAAAGCAACCACGACACCAGCAGCGACACCAGTAGCGAGGCGATCCGCAGCCCGATGCTCAGCCCGGGTAGTTCGGGGATCGCCAGCCACTTCAGGATCCTGCGCATGAGCCCGCGGTCGCCCAGAGCGGTGATCGCGATCGTCACCGCGAGTGCCAGGAACGTCGACACCAGCGCCAGCAGATCCGAGAGCTTGGTGCGCAGAA
Protein-coding sequences here:
- a CDS encoding NAD(P)H-dependent flavin oxidoreductase yields the protein MPLSTPWCRAMGCEVPIVNAPMGGAAGGRLAAAVSRAGGLGMVGMGSAGTAEQLDAELDALAGLDRPFGIGLVHWVVEARPDLLERALCARPALLSVSFGEDWSWVRRAQEVGAAAVAQVGTAAAARRAVDAGIDVLVARGAEGGGHGEPRVGTLALLTDLLERFDVPVLAAGGIASGRGLAAVLAAGASAAWIGTGFAACPEATTQPAARAALVAAEGDQTTLTRAFDIDSGYPWPDHLPERVLTDGAGRATPVNAGQGVGMVTKAEPAADLIARLCAEAEGLLRRWVSSADAG
- a CDS encoding DMT family transporter, which translates into the protein MSWLILIISGAFEAVWAVALSKTEGFTRPVPSVIFVVAVVISMAGLGYALRDIPVGTGYAVWVGIGAALTVAYSLASGEESVSVIKVALLLGIVGCVVGLQVVSQGH